The segment GAATAAATGTACGCAGCTGTTTAtgctgtttttatttaacccGAAAGTGTAATTAAAGTAggacaaatatttattcgcCTTCGTCCTGCAATTGTAGGAGTACAGTATGTTGTAGATTATGCTATCGCTGAACAGGTAAGTGTCTTCCTCCACTAGGGAAATTTTCTTTGTCAGTATGTACTTTGAGAtgttttctatattttcattGTCTAAGAGAATGCTCCCGTACGTTTTGGTATACAGCCGTGTGCACAACTTGGAGAGATCATCCTTGCCCGAGTCGTTATAACAGAGAATTCCGTAGGTATACTTATTGGTGAAGTTCAAATTaatatttgataaaattttattttttggaaattttgcATAGTAGAAATCTACATTTTCGAAAATTAAGctacttccctttttgtcgTCTTTGACATTATCTAGGATTAAGTTTTCGTTTATGtgtttgtaattttcatcgataaattttaaaatttctaatTCTTTTATGGCGTTTTGTACAATGTATGGCAGTATGTTATGGNNNNNNNNNNNNNNNNNNNNNNNNNNNNNNaagtttttttttaaaatttcgtcATCACTTGTGTAGCTACCTTCCATTGCGCTTAAGTTGGAAGCTGTTTCTCCGTTATCTTCAATTTCGGTGGAGGTATTCAGTTCGCTATGTTTCAGCGAGTCGTCTAAGTTTTCTTTGTCGCCTGAGTTGGTCACTGTATTGTTCTCATCTATGGAGCTGTCTTCGTTGTAACCTCCGTTTTGTGCGTTATCATGGTGCATCTCCGTGATGGTGGTGTCACTTAGCACGTCATTCATGTTGATGCCATCTAGGGTTACGTGGTCCACATCATTTGCACAATCATTGAAGAGGGTTTTGCTCGAGGTTGAGGTGGCCAATCCCATTTTCGATTTCTTCTCCAGCAGATTGACCGGagtccttttcttcctcttgtaGTAAAACTTGGAGTAGTTGTAAAACAGGAAAGTGAGCAGTATGACATATAGCGTGTTGTTCGTTATGTTgctcaattttaaaatgctttttttatccttcatgGATAGCCTTTTGAAGGAGCTGATGTTGTCAAGCATGAAAAGGAGTTCCTCACTCACAGGGTGGTGTCGCTCTTCATACAACTTTAGGATTAGcgatataatatttttcttatatttcgTTTTCAAGaattgtataaattttttgtccaaCTTTTGCTTGATTATAAGTTCATGGTCGTTTTTTATGTAGCTATATATTTCTTGTATGTTCATTtgggttttatttttttttaatttgggcgcaattttttcaccccccttGAGGGTGTGATCCGTGGTGGTTAGCGtcgggggaggagaagaagaagaagagtgTAACTGAATCTGTCCCTTCAACATTGTAATGGGGTCTGTCTCTGTCTGCCTTGCGTTAGGCGCAAGGTTCGTGGTTGCTACCTCTGGGAGGGGATCACTTGGGATGAATCCATTATATGTGGGGTTATTCGTCCTATGTGCGCCCACTTGGCGATTATTCCCTACATGGTTGCTAACACTCCCAAGAGTGTCACTTTCAACCCGTTTGGTTTCGACACAGGGGAAATCCCCCCCCGGGTCGTCCTTCAAGGCGCATTTATCGTCGGGTAAAAACTTTCTCAAATTGTTATAGTTTCTTTCGAAGAGTTTTAAATAATTGGGCTTAACAACACTGGCAACGTATTCGGCGTTTTTTTGGATGGcttgaaattttttgataaGGGAATATTTAAAGatagtattttttaaatccaaaAAGTTTAGCAAATTTAGGGGAGTATACTTGTGGGATGCAAACTTACTGGAGTTACCACGGGCTGAATCCTTTTCAATCAATTTGATAATGTCTTCGGCATTTCCTATGAGTTCCTGCACTCTGGAATACTGCTGTTCTATGGTACATGACTGTGCGATAATATTTTGCATGTACATAACTGACGAGATGGCAATTCTTGAATCGATGTGGATGTTACTCTTTAACGTCTTTTTGCTTAATATCAGAGTGACGACAAGTGTTATCATATCAATTAATCGGATTAGGAGCTTTTCTATGATGTAGAGAAGACCTAATTTCATTCTGATCGTATATATTGCATCCAAGGAGCGATTAAATTTGGAAATCTCTTTACCATGTGTGTTGAAACTATTTATGAGGGATAAGTTGTCAATGGATTCTTCTACGACATTATTTGAGTATGCCACGACAttactttcttcttttgcgAGTTTTCGAAATATGctagagaaaaatattgatatgTTAGTAATCGTTAGGACAATAAAGAGAGACACCACAAAGAGGTTCacattaattttgtacaaaaaataaaaagacaaCACTGTCTTTATTACATTACGTAAGAGAACAATCATGTTCGTTGTAAATATGTCGATAAGTTCAGAGGAGTCGATGTTTAGTCTACTGATCAAttcccctttcccccttttcttaAAGTAGCTAATGTGCTTATGTAGCAACACTCTAAATAGGTAATTTTGCAGTTTGTTAGTGCTTATGTATGCGCATATGTTAAAGATATACGACCGCATGGAAGAAAGTAATAAGCTCACCAGAGAAACAGATACATATGCGTAGAAGGGGTTGTTGAATTTGAATtgggaaaggaaagaattCACAATTGGTATGTGGTTCGTTTGGGCAATCATCACACTTTTATTCATCACGTAGGTTATCGTTTTGGACAGAAAGATCGGAATGTACGAATCGACTACTGACGAAACTATTGTTAGTAAAAAGCCTACGAAAAATATGTGTTTACTCTCTCGTATTACCTTAAACAGTTTGCTCACATCATTtaatatgttatttttatgcctACTTTTTTCAAGCATTTGGGAATATAGGCTTGAAAAGATGCTTTTTTCTGTGTTTATTTCACTCTGCTGTGTGTCCCTTGGCACTAGAAAAGGATCTATCTTTGGGTTTGCGTTACTCAGTTGTATGGGCCCCAAATGGTTgcttgtttttcctcttttgggTACGAAGCGCGTTTTGGTAAGAGGCGCACCATGGTTGAGAAGCGTTCCGTTGTGGAGAAGCGTTCCATTGTGGAGAAGCGTTCCGTTGTGGAGATACGCTCCGTTGTGGAGAAACGCTCCGTTGTGGAGAAACGCTCCGTTGTGGAGAAGCGCTCTGTTGTGGAGAAGCGCTCTGTTGTTCGGCACTCTATTGCTAAGCACTCTCCTGATTTGCactccacttttttcatttttcctttcccacTTGGGGACTCTTTTCCTGTTAGTAAAATTTTGCAGGCTGTCCCCGAAGtgcctctttttatttttacactttttgtAAAGCTTGGCGGGATGGGGGGTCCCCACCCCGTTCTTCTGTCTCACGGTGTACTCCCTTTTGTGTTGTACATTTTTGGATGAACTCCCGCAGGCTACAAGGTAAAGGAGTATCCAGTTTAGCACGAATTtcatgtttcttttttgttcccttaaTCGACTGCATGTTTACACGATTATCATGTCATGTGTGATGAGATGtttaggcaaaaaaaaagggggagtttttttttttttttttcgattaaCTGGTTTCGTTCATTGGTGAAGATTTGGATGGCGCTTTACTTGTTTTTCATGCGTTTTTTATCATTCGTTTGTATTTCATTTCACAAAGAGGGGCTTATCCTTGTGAATGGCAGGTTCTCTTTGGCTGCTCGAATTTGGCTCCTGGGTGTTCTTGCTATAATCTTCTACCCTGGCAGGAATATATAATGTGTGGAAAAGGGCCCCTTTTTACGAGCATCTTTTTGTGATGAAATCGGGACACTTCTGCGATGATTCTGCGATGATTCTGCGACGACTCTGCGACGACTCTGCGACGACTCTGCGATGGCTCTGTAATAACTgtgtgataattttttgtgaaccTTTTTGTGACATTTTTGCGGTTCTTTAACAAAACAAAGTCTTTATTTCTGACTTCAAAATTTGAGCACAAGGTATAGCGCGCAGGAATGCCTTTCAGTTAGCCATTTTGGGGTCATTTTTTACGGCCTTCTGGAGCACACCACGAGGTGCGTCAGTTTGATCGTTGTGTTGACGCTTCGCGGGTACTAAGTCGGTAATTCGTTTTTAGTACAGGTGTAAGTTGGTACGTACTTGCACATGTGCGTGCATGGGAACGAGAGTGCAAACAGCATGTACAGttgtatgcatacatattttgGCTATCCTCATGTGATGCTGTGCAGGTCGGTTTAGGAAAATTCAAGCAAAGGAGTGAAACGAATATAGGAGTGAATGTACACCCCGGTGAATAAACGAATGTAGAGAAAGAAAGAGCCATTATGCTtgattaagaaaaaaaaaggcatgaAACGAATAACATCACACCGCTCGCGCATAATGGAATGCGTAGCACTTCTTATGTATTTAAACTCCTTCAAGTGCGGTGCCCGTTGGCGCaagagggaaaatattttaacgcagaaaaggaagcaaatcGTGAGGCACAAAGAAATTTTTCTGATAGCCCAAGTGCGATGAAAAGGCTTTGAAATTCTAATTATGTTAAAACGCACACTAGTGTATGCATGCACACGTAGGGAACGTGTTAAGGTGTTTTAATTAGTACTAACAGGAGAACGTCGTTAAGTGGATTACCGATTAAGCAGTTGGGTCACTTAACCGCTACAAGAAGCCGATGTGGAATCAACCGTTCCCGAGTGTGTAGTGACCTAAGCGCTCACTTCTACATTCCCAGTTGCTCGGTCCTGTTTTTCCATACAGGGGGAGTTCCGATGGGCAGAAACTTTTGCGCAGTAGCATCGGTGTTTTGTCTtgttttcctatttttgcaCTCCCTTAAAGTTTGCCCTTTTGTTTTAACAGTCAGCGTATCGCTCTCATTTCCGAGATGTCTACTTCACGGAATGGTTCCCATTCTGCTAATAAATAGAGGtgataagtttttttttcatttagaaATCTTTCGCTTTCATCCAGttcgtcaaaaaaaaaaaggatcaatCATCTACATAAGCTGAATAAGCACCTTTGAGCAAATTGTCAATTATATGGGGTGATAATAACATGGAAATAATTCCTGGTAAATTTTGCATAACCTCATTGTCGTTATCAATTTTGGACCTTTCTCTAGTCTTCATTTATTACTCTACGTATCCACTGCTCTCAATTGTCCTTaatcttttatttataaatttgatCAGTTTATCTGTTGtgtattttctaaaatggggtttaacaaaattgacgaCATGGTATTGAATTACTCGATAGAATCTGTGCAGCACCCAAATGTTATTTACAAATAGGTACACGCAATTTTGATAAAAGAGCATACATTCTCATAAAGTTGAAAAAGAATCCAGTTTCTAGGATCCCAATAACCATTGTTGTGAATGTCTCTTTCACAATTGagtttactatttttttttttttttcatcataatgGTGTGATGCACACTTGCACATTTCGTtgacattaaaaaatgtgtatttaATCCGCTTTCGacaaacacacaaaaaagtatttttcataatagtTAATTTTTATCGTTTTCAATTcagtttttaaattttttagaacaaaaaaaaaaatgagcacatacatgtgtaaatatgtgcatacgcACGTACAGTTCGCATGTGCACTTTTGCATCAACCTGTCGATGCATAATAGGGGAACACTGAACTAACTTAATTCTATGATTCACACTTTTGAAGAgaaataagtaaaaacaGTACGCATGGAAAATACAATAAATGAAGCTAACGCACACATATCTacagtgggggaaaaaaatattttataatctcCAAATATGTGAGAACTTTCCTTCgaaatttctctttttttttttttttatttccaaagCGTTTGCAATAGGGGTGTTTTGAGGTGGGGGGTTTACGTTCAATCGAGGGTATACATGCACGCGTCGTGTATAACCTctatacgcatatatatgtgaacatgttacatgttcatataaacatatatttgaGACATATTAACGTTATCACTAGTGACGTGTGGTTGCTTCAGTTTTCACACTGGCCGTTTTTACTGAAAACAAGAGCTACACTTATTAGAGcaatgcatacatttttttacatttattggGGCGAAAttgatgggaaaaaattatatacataaaaatgcgcTTGTTACATATGCGTGCGCTAGAAATGGTTCCGTGGACTCCATGCCGGTTGTCAGTGTTTCAAGTCAGGTCGCTAGGCACCGGGGCGTGGGTGGGAAAGGTGTTCGAAATAGGTGAACTTTTAGGAAGTAAAATCTTCTAGGGTGGTTGCTACGAGTTCGCGTAAACGTGCCCCTAAAACGAGCACGTACCCGAACCACTTGGACTACCACTTGGCAACAGGTAACATGGGAAGTGCACCAAACGGGGGAGCGCACCTAACAGGGGAGTGCAACTAACAGGGGTGCGTACCTAACAGGGGATAAGTATCTTTATTTACAAAACGGAATAAACCGCTGAACGTTCATGGGGTGATACGAAAAtcttgggaaaaaataataataaggggggaggggcgcgCAACTCTGGTTACTATGGTGCTTAGCAGTAAGGCAGTCCATAGTTTGCTCGAGCGTTTGGCACAATAATTGGGTAAAGAACATTTATCgcttttttggaaaatacaCATTGAACAAATTGTACACTGCACATATTTATTGTACATTGTATATTGTCCCTCCGCCTGGCTATTCCCCATTTAGGAAAAGGCACAGAACGGCTTTTTGTTGATGACtttgcaatttattttattggtCTTGTCCTCATCCTGGCTATCATCAAGCACTTGACTTTCATTATCTCGCTCTGGTCCCGGTGCGTTCCCTTCCAATAgctgtttttcttcttgatCGGTCTTGTCAAACTTGTCCACATTTTGGCCCGTGCTACTACAACTCATCACGACGCTACTGAAAATTTTGGACGAAGTGCTATCCTCCTCTATTTCGGTTGATTCGTTTTTTGCATTGTCATTAAAATTGGGGCTACTCGATGTCGCTAGTTGGTCTCTtaattttgccttttcattaGGGATAGCAACTTTGAGGAAGTCCTTTGGTTTTATGGGGATTAATACTTCTCTATGTCCTGTCTGTTTTTCAATTCCTATTTTCTTTGACTGTCCTTTTCCAGTAAGGAGCGAGGagtcctcccccccttcatAATATACTTCGCTTTCATCATCgcagaaattattttcatcgcAGTCGTTTTGGGAATTACTATTGTCAACCCTTTTGTGATGATtattgtgccttttttttggtttctcATTCTGGGGGTGATATTCGCCTTCACggtgttcttcttcctcctcgtatTTTTCCTCATCCGTTacgtcatcctcctcctcttcttcttcttcttcctcctcgtcctcctcatcgtcgtcatcctcgtcctcctcatcttccatttcgtcctcttcctcttcttccccctcgtcGTATTTGTACTTCCCTGGGTGCTCATAGTAGTGATGATAATCTCCATCCTCTTCTGAATTCCCGACTTCGTCGTTGAATCTATGACCACTCATTTTGTCATAATTCCTCATTTGGAGGCTTTGGTACTGTGGCGCATTTTTCGTGaagtttttattatttgcATTATTGTATGTAATGTGGGGCATGTTTTCATTGTGGAACATATAATCCTCCGTGTTGATGAACGAATCAGGGATGTTCCCTgcgtttgtatttttatatttcgaTTTTCCttgtaacttattttttttttgatacaGATTGTCGTATTTGAGTGTGGTTGCCTTGTTCTCCATTCCGTTATGggtgttattatttttgtaggAAAAACCATACTCAGGTTCGctattgtaattttcttcttcgtcgtccccttcttcttcatcctcatcttcttcctcctcttcatcgtcgtcgtccccctcttcgtcctcttcattgtattcttcttcctcctcttcgtcttcttccccctcgctTTTACATAACTCTTC is part of the Plasmodium cynomolgi strain B DNA, chromosome 8, whole genome shotgun sequence genome and harbors:
- a CDS encoding ATP-dependent transporter (putative), which translates into the protein MKFVLNWILLYLVACGSSSKNVQHKREYTVRQKNGVGTPHPAKLYKKCKNKKRHFGDSLQNFTNRKRVPKWERKNEKSGVQIRRVLSNRVPNNRALLHNRALLHNGAFLHNGAFLHNGAYLHNGTLLHNGTLLHNGTLLNHGAPLTKTRFVPKRGKTSNHLGPIQLSNANPKIDPFLVPRDTQQSEINTEKSIFSSLYSQMLEKSRHKNNILNDVSKLFKVIRESKHIFFVGFLLTIVSSVVDSYIPIFLSKTITYVMNKSVMIAQTNHIPIVNSFLSQFKFNNPFYAYVSVSLVSLLLSSMRSYIFNICAYISTNKLQNYLFRVLLHKHISYFKKRGKGELISRLNIDSSELIDIFTTNMIVLLRNVIKTVLSFYFLYKINVNLFVVSLFIVLTITNISIFFSSIFRKLAKEESNVVAYSNNVVEESIDNLSLINSFNTHGKEISKFNRSLDAIYTIRMKLGLLYIIEKLLIRLIDMITLVVTLILSKKTLKSNIHIDSRIAISSVMYMQNIIAQSCTIEQQYSRVQELIGNAEDIIKLIEKDSARGNSSKFASHKYTPLNLLNFLDLKNTIFKYSLIKKFQAIQKNAEYVASVVKPNYLKLFERNYNNLRKFLPDDKCALKDDPGGDFPCVETKRVESDTLGSVSNHVGNNRQVGAHRTNNPTYNGFIPSDPLPEVATTNLAPNARQTETDPITMLKGQIQLHSSSSSPPPTLTTTDHTLKGGEKIAPKLKKNKTQMNIQEIYSYIKNDHELIIKQKLDKKFIQFLKTKYKKNIISLILKLYEERHHPVSEELLFMLDNISSFKRLSMKDKKSILKLSNITNNTLYVILLTFLFYNYSKFYYKRKKRTPVNLLEKKSKMGLATSTSSKTLFNDCANDVDHVTLDGINMNDVLSDTTITEMHHDNAQNGGYNEDSSIDENNTVTNSGDKENLDDSLKHSELNTSTEIEDNGETASNLSAMEGSYTKLEILKFIDENYKHINENLILDNVKDDKKGSSLIFENVDFYYAKFPKNKILSNINLNFTNKYTYGILCYNDSGKDDLSKLCTRLYTKTYGSILLDNENIENISKYILTKKISLVEEDTYLFSDSIIYNILYSYNCRTKANKYLSYFNYTFGLNKNSINSCVHLFPSDGDLLGENEEKAEKKLKGTNPPSKGDPSPADAETTQANYPSPQFKKCLIYNKYKVHFVKKLYKEIIKVSKIVCIDDLISSYKDKFFHNINEKTLSGGQKQKISLARAIIKKPKILILDEAFSALDSANELKIFSNIKSYLPNSTIINLSHKITTIDRCDYIYVLKDGKIIEHGLRTKLKENKNSEYSKKMSEF